The genomic interval CAATTGCTGTTCTCAGAGAGTTTCTTAAACGTCACACGAAAGCAACAGAGATCAAACTGGGTAATTATCTGAATAAAGCGGTTTGGATGCACGGGATGCGAAATCCCCCTCATAAGCTGAAAGTAACCGTTACAAAGGATGACAAGGGCATTGCACATGCTGAACTTTTCGGAGCAAAAGAAGCAACTCCCGAAACAAAGCAACGGAAAACAGCAGGAAAGGAGAAAATGAAGACTGCTGAAGATAAAACAGCAACACAAGGAACAGAAGCAGTGCGTGAAGAACAGCAAACTACACCATCTTCTGCGGTAAAGTCCTCGTGAGTGACCATCACGTTTTGTAACCCACAAATGGGCATAAAATTTTAAATATCAGCCCTCGTTCTTTCTTCCTATGCCTCAGCAAAAAAAGAAAAAAACAATGATATTGAAAAAAAAACGCTGCATCAAATGTAAAAAAGTAGTCAATAGCATTTCTCCTATGCGTAAATATTGCTTTGATTGCCGTTTAAAGATGCGAAGAGTGTGGTTTGAGAACTTCAAGAGAAGAAAAGAAGCTACAAAAAAACTGCTTGAAAAGAAACGTCAGAAAAAAAGCCACAAAAAATAGAAAAACTTTCAGGCACAAGAAGATTCACAGAGAATTCATGGTGCATATTCTTCATACAACCTCATTTTTAAGGTTCTCATTTCTGATCTGGTTATAATACGATCTTCATTTCTGTCAGCTTCTTGAAGCACTCTACTCAGTGCACCCTTATGATGAGATATTCCTGAATATCCCTCTATAAAATATCCGTCCTCTGTCTTTCTGACATCAACAGTCCCTGCATATATCCCTGTAAGTATTCCTAAATCATCGTCAAGGGATGTTAAGGTCTTATAACCATCGGGAAGATTGAATTGAATGTGATCCAAATGTCTCACTCCAAGAACTCTCATGACTTCCTCAATGGTTACGTCTATATTTCTTTCCTTTGCTCCTGTCTGCATCGGTGCTTCTGTCTGCTGTGGATGTATCGTTATCACTGGTGTTGTGGCACATCCTAAAGGTACAGCACCAAGACCCAGAACAAGAGCATATGGTTGGAGTTTATTCATCAGTTGCATTAAGGAGTTACTCCAGCTAAACATTCGCAAAAAGCGCAATAGCTTTTTCCACGCCAATAGTTAAGATAAAGGGCGCTAATCGAGGACCTTTTTCTTTGCCAATTAACACGAGGTATGCTGCACGAAAGAGTTCTTGGGGAGAAAGTTCGTAGGTACGGGCAGTCGTATAAATCTCTTCAAAAAGCACTTTTTCATTATAGGCTTGGCTAGCAGTGTACTGCTTCAGCGTTTCTGCAAGTGCATGGAGCGCTGTTCGCTCTTTTTCCTGTAGCTGAAGTCCTTGCGGGACACTATCGTGAACCTGAAAAACAAATTGCTTGTCAGCAAATTTCTCAACCCATTTTTTTGCACGTTGCAATCGCTCTTTAACCATCTCTTTTGCCTCTCCTGATAACTGTTGAGGTAGATGTCCCATACGTTGCAAGGTTGTGATAGCTTCCTCAAAACTGGGTTTAGACTGAACAACACTACTAGCCAAGGTAAAGGCAATCTGGGGTGGCATCTCTTTGGGAATTTCATCAACTGCAGCAAGTTCAAAGATACGTCGTTGTTTCTGGACCTCTTTAACGCTTTCCTCAGGCTCTTTTCCGTAGTAACAGCGCATGGTTTTATCATAGCGTTCATACAAAAGAATGACATCATTGGTTCCATAGGGATCAAAATCAATAACTGCATTAGGCCTTGTTCGTACAAGCAGATAACGAACAATCGGAGCAGGAATATAATCAGTAACCTCGGCAAAACCAATCCCCTGTCCTTTCGACGTGCTCATCTTCTTTCCACCGATGGTAAAGAATTCATACCCTTTCCCTGTACGATAGCTCTCTGAGGGCAAGGGAGATGGGTAATGAAAGACATCAGTAGCAATCATACATGCTATTGTCCTTGATCCACCTTGCGTAAAATGATCCTTACCTGCAGTCTCATAAACAACGCCCACTGAAGGCCATTTTGCAGCCCATTCAACCTTCCAAGGAAACTTTCCCTTGCCATGGTAGGGACTAATTTTACCACGATAACCACATCCCTTTGCCCAAGGCACAAGGTTCTCCTGACAGACATACGTAACAAGCTCCTGTTTAGGATCCCATGCAAGAGTGAGTGTTGTACCGATCTTTCCACAGTTTTGGCAAATAGGATTGAAGGGTAGTTTTTTTGCACCAACAGCATCCTCGCCGTAAAGTTTTGCATAAATAGCCTGTATCTCAGAAGCATGATCTAAGGCAATTTTAATGGTTCTATTGAAAAGACCTTTATCATACATCTCTCCTGTACTTTCAAGCTCTGCCACAATGCCAAATTCTGCAAACTTATCAGTACATTGCTGAAAATAATACGCAGCAAAGCTTTTGTATCCGGGGAACGGAGAAGGAATATTGCGAAAGGGCATGCCAAGGTACTGTTCATAGTGCTGAGGTAAGTCAGCATTCATCTTGTCAAAAGGATCAATGTCATCGGAACTAAGGATAAATCTGCCACGAACACCACGACTTCTGAGGGCTTTAGCAACAACATCATGAATAATCCATCCTCTTCCACTACCAACATGGATCTTTCCTGAGGGCGTTTTCTCATCAAAGCAAATATATCCCTTCTCCTTGGTGATCTGCTGAAGTTGTGGGTCGTGAGCAACCCGGTCAATAATAGCATCAGCAATCTGATCTGCCCAATGAAGTACCTCTTCTTCCTGTTTCTCTTCTTGCTCTTCTTTCGTTAGCTTCATTGCTCTGCCTCTTGAAAGCTGAAAACGATGCGCTCTATAAATAGATTACGGTGAAACACATTAAGAATCTCAGAAAAGAACATGGAGTAATATGTTCTCCTAAGCGATCACACTTCACGTAATCGCTCGACACGAATTTGATGACCATAGTAATCGGTACGTTTGACTAAGAGCACGGTCCCTATTGTTATCATTGCATAGCTTGGCTTTCGAACAGGCTGAACCATAGTTATCCCTACCTTGAACAGTACTTCCTTTCCACACGATTTGCTTTGGCATTTTTTAAAAAGCAGCTGGCAGACTTAGAACTCTTATATAAAGATTTACTGTCCCTTGGAAGTGGAAAGCACACTAAAAAAGCAGTCGCAACGAAACCTTTATTAAATGTAATTCACTAATTTGATAGTATGGGTAAAATTGAAGAGATATTACACTCAAATCTGAAACCAAAAGAAAAACAGACAAAGCTGGTAGAAGCGGTGTGTCAAGGAAAAATAAAGGATAAGGAGTTCTTTGATTTTTTCAAATCTGCTTCGGACGTTGATAAAGGAACATGCGCAGACGTTATGAAACACGTTTCAGCACAAAAACCAGAATTTTTTTTGCCTTATGTTGATATTTTGGTTGATTATGTTAATTACAAAGCTCCAAGAGTAAAATGGGGCGTTCCAGAATCGATAGGGAATATAGCAAAAAAATATCCTCAAAAAGTCGAAAAAGCAATTCCTTATCTATTAAAAAACGCTGTTGAAAATAAAGAGAACACAACGGTAATAAGATGGTGTGCCGCTTATGCTCTTTCTGAAATTACAAAAGCATCAAAAAACAAGGAATTGATTAAAAAAATTGAAGGTCTTTCAAAGAAAGAAAAAAACAATGGTATTAAGAATGTTTATTTGAAAGCGTTAAAAGAGATAGAAAAAAATAAAAAATAGCGACCGCCCAAGAAATTGCGCCTCTCAAAAAACTTCACTCCATCGTATAGCTCACGTGATGATTACCAATTAATACCGAAAACGGATTGCCTGCTTTTGCTTGGCAAAGAGAAGTTTCTTTATGTTCGTGGTCCCATACTTTGGTGCTTCCATATACCCCTGCCAAGCTGCTTTTGCCAAAATTCCTTTTTGGATCCATTCCATGAGCCATTCACTCGCAAACGTTGGCGATTCTTGAGGAATCCCTCCACCAATATGCATGAGCCATTGCTGATTGTAGACTTCATGGGCGCCTAATGCAGGAGTCATAATCAGAGGGATTCCCAATGCCGTGTAAAAAGAGAGTTCGCTTGGTTTGGTCCAAAGAATATCAGTCGTATGCAAGAGCTCGTTGAATGACTGAAAATGTGTTTTTTTATCAAGGTAACAATGGACGAAGATGTTTTTCCCAAGATGGGGATGGAGATGTAATTCCTTAATCATCTGGGTATAGTAAGCAGCAAGCTCTAATCGTGTACCGACAACAATATGCAAATGGAGGGTAGTATTCTGTACCAAGGACCGTAATCCGTAGAGGATGTTTACTCCTAATTCTTTTTGGGCACCAGCTCCACCAACAACGAACGTAATCGTTAATGGATGCCTCTTTGTTGGGCGAGCATACATCCCCAGTTGTTTGACAATGGTTTCTTTGTACCGTGAACGAAATATGCGTCGTGGATCAAGATTGATAAGCCGTTCACCAAGATCATGTTTGAGAATATGGAGATTCTTTCCTACATTCTCCTCAGGAAGTGGAAAACCTGTATAAAAAATATGTTCCGGACGCACACCATACGCCTCTAAGCGCTTTGCGCTATGTTCTGTAGGAGTACAGTAAGAGAGCTGTTCTTTCTTTGGATCCTCAGGAACCCAAATACGGTTGATATCAGCATCAGTTACCACGCAAAAAACGTTTTCCCTATGGAGGTGCGCTGCGGCAAGCGCAGGAGCAAAAAATGTACTCAACATCGGAAGTTGCCTTTGCTGGGTATACGCTAAGGTTGACGAGAGAAAATGTTTACGAATTAGAACATGCATGTAGATCGATCCAAAATTTGGTTTGGAAAGATCACGAAAAGGATAGTAGGGCGAAATAGATTGCAGGGCGTCGTACAGTGCAAAGAGCCATTTTCCAATATGCGGAAGGCTTGCAAGACGAGAGATTCCTTCATAGAAGCGTTGGAATCGTTTCCATTGTTTCTGTTCTTGTGGTGTAACAATTTTATCACTATTGGCTGTAATAATCCGTTCATAGGCAATGGTACGGAAGGGATACGCAGCACGTTGATGACCATAGCCCATATCCACAGAAATAACCCATGCTTTCTGCTGCTTCTGCATGCTTCCTCTTTTTAATCTTTTTCTGATTGTCTGAGTGACCTTGAAGAAGGCTTGCATAAATAGCTTTCGTTTTAAAAAATCATAATAGCTGTCTATGTTTCTTTTAATCGTTCGGTGAGTATTGCAGGGCAGGTTCTCGTTACGCCTTCCATACTCTCAATCTTTGCAGAAATAAAGTCTCGTAAGTCATTGGAATTTTTCATCCAAATCTCAGTCATGATGACATGATCGCCGGTACTTGTTGATACAAACTTGATATTTTCAAACTCGGTAAGCCTTTTCGCAACCTCTAAGAATTTTTCAGGTCTGACATCGACACCAACAAAAGCAACGCTTCCATAACCCAGTTTTGATGGCTCAATAATAGCAGCATACTTCTTGATAACACCATCCTTCTCCAACCCCTTCACTCTTTTTCTTACCGTAGATTCTGAAATTCGTAGTTTTTTTGATATATCCAAGAATGATGTTCTTGCGTTATTTCTCAACACTTCTAAAATTTCCCTATCAGTTTCATCGAGCAAATAAATCAACAAACGTTGCAATGTTATTCTTATTTTTTGACGAAAAGCGTTGATTTGGTTACTTATATTTAAATGTTACGGGGTACACCATGATATCAAGCTTTATCATAACTTTCAGAGAGACCTTAGAGGCAGCACTAATTGTAGGAATTGTTTATGCGTATCTTAAAAAAACCCAGAAAGATTCCTTGAAGCCATATGTAGCTATGGGAGTTGTCTTGGCTGTGTTGGCAAGTATCATCGGAGCTATAATCCTTCAAATGCTTTATCAGGGCCAGGAGACACGGGGGCAGCAGATATTTGAGGGTACGGTCATGATAGCTGCTGCATTTTTTGTAACGACAATGGTCATCTGGATGTGGCGATCTGCAAAACATCTTAAAAACCATATCGAAAGCAAGATAGATAAAATCTCCAGAACTTCCCGAAGGAGTATGGCTGGTGTAGGAATACTGCTGTTTATTTTTCTGATGGTGTTCAGAGAGGGAGCAGAAACCGTCTTGTTTTTGTATGGAATCTCATTTCAGTCAGATTTGTTATCAAACATCATGGGTGGTGTTTTTGGCTTGATACTCGCTGTTATCTTTGGAATCCTTATCGCTAAGGGAAGTTTAATGGTAGACCTGAAAAAATTTTTTACCGTAACCGGTGCTTTATTGTTGTTTCTTGTCGTTGAGCTCATTGCAGTTGCTATTCACGAATTTCAAGAGGCAAGGTTATTAATACCCGCGAGTAATGGACTTTTCTGGGATATCCAGATATGGCTTGCAAGCCCAGATTCTGCTCTCATGACGCTCCTACCCTTGGTCGTTGTTCCTTCCATCATGATATTTCTCGCAGCTAAACCTAAAGAAAGCTTGACGAAACCTGAACTGAGGTCAAACCTCTTTGTAAAATTTTTAGCAGGATTTTTAACCATTTTTATGGTTTCGTTGACACTCTCAGCTGTTGCGTCAAAAGAATCAGGATATGATCCCGTTCCTATCAGAGTCTCTGCTCGTAACAATGAGATACATATCCCCGTAAAAACAATTAGTGAGAATATCACCAAATATGTCTATCAACAAGATGGGATAGACATGCGCTTTCTCTTGGTTCGAGCAAGCGACGGAACAATAAGAGCTGCACTTGATGCATGTAG from Candidatus Woesearchaeota archaeon carries:
- a CDS encoding 60S ribosomal protein L31, with protein sequence MAEKVAKSMVYTIPLRKGFQKVPKYKRAKKTIAVLREFLKRHTKATEIKLGNYLNKAVWMHGMRNPPHKLKVTVTKDDKGIAHAELFGAKEATPETKQRKTAGKEKMKTAEDKTATQGTEAVREEQQTTPSSAVKSS
- the lysS gene encoding lysine--tRNA ligase, which encodes MKLTKEEQEEKQEEEVLHWADQIADAIIDRVAHDPQLQQITKEKGYICFDEKTPSGKIHVGSGRGWIIHDVVAKALRSRGVRGRFILSSDDIDPFDKMNADLPQHYEQYLGMPFRNIPSPFPGYKSFAAYYFQQCTDKFAEFGIVAELESTGEMYDKGLFNRTIKIALDHASEIQAIYAKLYGEDAVGAKKLPFNPICQNCGKIGTTLTLAWDPKQELVTYVCQENLVPWAKGCGYRGKISPYHGKGKFPWKVEWAAKWPSVGVVYETAGKDHFTQGGSRTIACMIATDVFHYPSPLPSESYRTGKGYEFFTIGGKKMSTSKGQGIGFAEVTDYIPAPIVRYLLVRTRPNAVIDFDPYGTNDVILLYERYDKTMRCYYGKEPEESVKEVQKQRRIFELAAVDEIPKEMPPQIAFTLASSVVQSKPSFEEAITTLQRMGHLPQQLSGEAKEMVKERLQRAKKWVEKFADKQFVFQVHDSVPQGLQLQEKERTALHALAETLKQYTASQAYNEKVLFEEIYTTARTYELSPQELFRAAYLVLIGKEKGPRLAPFILTIGVEKAIALFANV
- a CDS encoding Lrp/AsnC family transcriptional regulator, which gives rise to MLDETDREILEVLRNNARTSFLDISKKLRISESTVRKRVKGLEKDGVIKKYAAIIEPSKLGYGSVAFVGVDVRPEKFLEVAKRLTEFENIKFVSTSTGDHVIMTEIWMKNSNDLRDFISAKIESMEGVTRTCPAILTERLKET
- a CDS encoding DUF2318 domain-containing protein; protein product: MISSFIITFRETLEAALIVGIVYAYLKKTQKDSLKPYVAMGVVLAVLASIIGAIILQMLYQGQETRGQQIFEGTVMIAAAFFVTTMVIWMWRSAKHLKNHIESKIDKISRTSRRSMAGVGILLFIFLMVFREGAETVLFLYGISFQSDLLSNIMGGVFGLILAVIFGILIAKGSLMVDLKKFFTVTGALLLFLVVELIAVAIHEFQEARLLIPASNGLFWDIQIWLASPDSALMTLLPLVVVPSIMIFLAAKPKESLTKPELRSNLFVKFLAGFLTIFMVSLTLSAVASKESGYDPVPIRVSARNNEIHIPVKTISENITKYVYQQDGIDMRFLLVRASDGTIRAALDACRICGPMGFEQVADTIVCKRCGVETAIDDIGTDESCNPIPLAFVLYSQEVIIPVKNFLKDGYIWTDY